The window atttttttttacagctctCATCCATCACAACAGAACAGCTTGACGCCGTCGTCGGTCCGGACGTCCAACACCAGTTTACTGGTGAGTTTAAACCAGAACCGGTTTGGATCTGGAATGTCGTGTGTTCTTTGTTTATGCTCATTTAAAGATtcattcaaaaaactttattagtccccaattTAAAGCACATAAAACAGGATAGGTGTAAAACATAGTGTAATGTAAACGgtgtaaatataaacataataaaaatgtgtatattattattattaaataacattaaatgttattatctgatgttattaattaataacatgaatataaatttatgttgtttttttaaatatgaataacaaacataaatgtttaaatattaattcaaaacacattattttcaaAGCTGCATTTCCTGTTTCGTCGTCCGACATCCCAAATGTAATCTGGTTAATCCTAATCTCTGTCATTCGGTCTCGACAGCATCCCAACGTAGACGGCGACTCCAACCTGCACTCCTCCTTCCCGTCCTCCGTCTCGGCTGTTCAGTCTTCGtcggtccccccccccatctcatcCGCGGCTGCAGCGCAGGTTTCGCTGGGAGCCCCCCAGGCCTCTTCGGTTGCCACGGTTTCGGCCTCCTCCGGCCTCGGCCCCGTCAGCAGTCTGGCCATGGGCATCAACACGGCGTCCATGGGCGTCCCGGCCGTGGCGGCCGCAACCGTCTCCATCGCCACGACGGCGTCAGTCATCCCGTCTTCGGCTTCTTCTTCAACGCGAGGCTCGGCGGCGTCCTCAGGTCAGACCGGtttgtgtcacttcctgtttcctgtgtttgaTCGGGGGGGTGAATGATTTGTTCCGTGTCACATGAGAGCTGGTTGATCAGGATGACACAACCGGGCCAACACTCCGGTTGTTTGTCTCGCTGCTGCTAATTCattttccatcttttcttcttcctgttccgCTGCAGAGCAGCATCTCGTTCCCGTCAGGACCGTATAAATTGTGTTCAGGCGTGTTTTTGTCACAACTGGGATATTTCTCtctactccagacttcctctcctctttgctCCCTCTGCTGGTGGAGTAATTTAATTTCCACGCGTCGGATTAGCTCCTACAAGATTTTAAAGTGTTCCCTGGCTTTTGTGTCTGCAGGGAAAGCTCCTCCAAACCTGCCACCTGGAGTTCCCCCTCTGCTGCCCAACCCCTACATCATGGCTCCTGGACTACTGCACGCCTACCCGGTAGGTTCCTGCCCAATCAAACGTGTGCGTTCTGTGTGTAGCTCCTATGCTAACTGGCGTTCCGTCTCAGCCTCAGGTGTACGGCTACGACGACCTACAGATGCTGCAGACGAGAATACCGCTGGTGAGGTTTGGAGCAAGAAATCACAGAAACCATCTCTTCACcgtttgtgtttttaactgGCGTgactccccccctcctccccccatgCAGGATTATTATAGCATACCCTTCGCTACTCCCACCACAGCACTGACCGGCAGAGAGGGCAGCCTGACCAGCAACCCGTACTCTGGTGAGTAAGGTCACGAAAAAATACACGTTTGTCTTATTTCGACACTGGAGAATCCAGAAAGCGTTTAGATTGTGTTCCAGAATGATCCAGTAGTTCTGGAATCTTTATATCCGATAGCTTCCTTTTCAATTCGGCCTTTCTCCGTTTTCTTTCCAGGCGACTTATCGAAGTTCGGTCGGGGCGACGCCTCGTCACCGGCTCCGGCCACCACGTTAGCTCAGACGCAGCAGAACCAGACCCAAACGCATCACACCACGCAGCAGCCCTTCCTGAACCCGGCACTGCCGCCCGGCTACAGCTACACGAGCCTCCCCTACTACACCGGCATGCCGGGCCTGCCCAACACCTTCCAGTACGGACCTGCTGTGTTTCCGGTGAGGATGTTTAAAATCTCCATCCAGAATGTCcggtttgtttttcttaatttttaagGTCATGATTAGGAAAACTATTGGGTTTGAGGGAAATATGATAAATTTAGATGGAACAGatgaaatttcttttttgtgggactttaaaatacaaacacaattcataaacaatgcaattctaatCACATTACATtctatgttttatatatatttaatcagattactttctgcattttaattttttataaatagtaattattttatttatttttatttaattatttttttaaatatatacatattttatttaatcacattactttctattttttaatatatttttttatttaatccttCCCAGGTGGCTCCTACCTCATCCAAGCAGCACGGTGTGAATGTCGGCGTCAACGCCTCCGCTACACCCTTCCAGCAGGCCAGTGGCTACGGTTCCCACGGATACAGCACTGGTGAGGCTTTAACCGCATGTTGGGGTGTGgagaggggatgggggggggggtcatgcgGGTCCTGCTTGTTAATAAACCTGTGCTGATTCTGACCGCGAGCCCAGTGAGCCGTCATCGGTGTGGAGCGGTTGTTCCGAGCTGCTGTTAGCGCGTCGCTAAAACTTGTCTGCTGACCAAACGTCTTCACGTGATTTCATGTCCAGGTTTAGGTGTGTCAGAATATTGAATATTGTCTCTCGTGtccagtttttattgtttggaaCGTTCCTCATTAGTTCTCAGGCTTTTATAAAGGCTAGAAAAtgtccctttaaaaaaaacaatttaaaaagctTCTACTGACTAATCTTCTCTTGATATTAACTGAATGGTGGAGGGACGACAGAGGTTCCATCAGAGGTTTATTCTAAGGATAGTTTTCcccaacacattcacacatccaTCACATCCATCATGACGGCTGAtatgagtcccccccccccttcaaaacggcccctcctcctccacttcctttgAAAACCCTGTTTTTATTCCCACGTTTTTTAAATCCACACCTTGGGTCGGTAAATGTTCAACACCTATTTGTTCTAAAGCTCCACCATCTGCTGCTTTCTGCCATCCCCCACCTCCAGCTCACTCTCCaacctctgccccccccccccttcctccccacacatacacaccctgCCTGCCCCCTCCCTTCactccccccacctcctccccctcagACTTGGGTCAAATAGTACTTGCGCAAATGACGTTGGCGTGCTCCTCTTGTGGCaccgtgtgggcggggctttgCCCAAACCCGTCCACGCAGGCGCCGGGAGTTATTTGCAAATGCTATCTGAGGCAggtctgccccccacccccaccccaccccgcctGGTGTGTCTAACGCTGTGGGCTGCCgctgtgtgtctgactgttgcAGGCTATGAGGATGTGGGCCAGGCTTCAGGGAGTGGGGATTTCTGTAAGGGCGGATACGGCACTGCCGTGGCCGCTGCCGCTTCTGCACAAAACAAGCCAGCCAGCTCTGTCACCGGGCCCGGAGTCGGTGAGTTCTGCCACCtgccagattaaaaaaaacaaaaacaacaaacagaccGAAACGCAGCTTGCCTTTTCCCtcccgtcttcctcctcctccttgtgtCATCACcgccatcctcctcctcctcctcgatCCGTCGCCTCATCGCCGACGTCACGCCGCTTAATCTGCTTTTTTAGACCTCGCCTCTCCTTTAAAGCTCTCGTCTGTCCTCTGGTGATGCCTGCTCcgcaccccaccccccagggtAACGCATCATCAGTCCAATCGGGTTCAGACGGGCCCGCTTTAAATTCGGGTCGCGACTGATGGGTTACTCTGGTCGATGTGGTCTCAGGTTCCCTCTGTGCTGCTTGCTCTTCACTCAGGTGTCACCGCTGGTTGTTTCCGTCTGGAATCGGGTTCCCTTTATCGATCGGGGCTCTTCTAATGtgggtgtgttttcattttgattccTCTGTCAGACGTGCTGCTCGTTTGACAGGACTTTAATGTTCGTTTCAGGTCTGAAACGCAGAAAGTTAGTGAATTAACGTCTGTGCATCAGAGCAAACACATAAAAGATGAACTACGCCGTGTGTTTACCACTGATAGATGAAACCGTTTCCCAGCTGGACCTTTGATTACtcagtctgtgtgtttattgtgaGTGCTTTAGTCGCTCCCGCTAATCGCGAATGTGTTCCTCTGGTGGAAAGCCCAGAAAGAATTTTCATTACACTCCACATTCATCTCACCAGTGTAATTATTTAGACGTGCGGTCTGATTCTGCCTGCAGCAGCGAACTTTAGTGAGGAGGAGCTGGCGCTCGCACTCggctgttttctttatttctctgagCATCAGGTTATTTATCTGAAATCTGGAGAATTGATTTCTGACATCTGTAAACCGGCGTGGAATCAATCCTGTGGGTTCTTGTGGACTCATCTATGACTTAATCCAACATAGATGTTCGTGCTTTAGATTCAGACGGAGCGTCAAACACTCCCTGCTGCCGTCAGCTGGTAGAATGTGATTCTGTGGCCGATGGcgtctccttttcctcctctgctcgTCCCGCTTCCAGACTGATTCTTGTCTCCCCGTCTGTCCCCTCAGGAGTGTCTGTGACGTCAAGCAACACGGGGGTACCGGATATTTCAGGGTCTGTTTACACGAAGACGCAGGTAATATTCCAGAAAACGACGACTTCTTCTTTAAAGATGTTGAATTGTTATTTTAAACGACTGAATCTCGTTTCGCCGTCTCTCCTGCAGTCTTTTGAGAAACAGGGTTTCCACGCCGGCACGCCAACGGCCTCCTTCAGCCTGCCCTCGGCTCTGGGGAGCGGAGGACCCATCAACCCCCCAGCTGCCGCCGGCTACGCCCCGGGCCCCTTCATGCACATCCTGGCGCCACATCAACAACCCCACTCTCAGATCCTGCACCATCACCTGCAGCAGGACGGACAGGTAACGCCCACAGGGATATCCCAACGCCCTTATTTGGTATTTCCTGCGCTGGTCGGCCTAGTTTTACAGTTGGGGGACACATCGACctgttatttctattttaagcTTGTGGAGGAAGGATTCTCGTATCTTTATgctaaatgtaaatatttcatccTGAGTGGGCGGAGCTAAGATGCAAATGAAAGCAAATAACGGGACGCGATCCAACAATCGTCTCCATCTGTTGTAACGCCACACATCGTTCAGACGAGGATGTTAAGGCGGCAGGTTGCCAGGTTGGTTGCCAGGTTGGTTGCCATATGCTGTCTAACTCAAActgtccccccctccccccacagagCGGCTCGGGCCAACGCAGCCAGAACGCCTCCATCCAGCAGAAGTCTCAGATCAACAAGTCGGCGTACAACAGCTACAACTGGGGGGCCAACTAACATCCACTGTCAGGCGCCTCtacacaccccccacccccctattTACACTGTTGAAAGAAACTAGaccgggggcggggggggcggcTCGTGGCTCCTTCCTGCAAACCGTCTCCCCGTGTAAACTCCCTTTCCCTCCtgcagagacccccccccccctccccggacGCTCGGCCCAGCACTCCTGCAGCTCCGACTGCCGCCGCCGTCGGAGGAGGGGGGAGCGCTGCGGAGACGCCAggttgggtggggtgggggtgggggggcaggaggcgCGTAGGAAGAGAGGGGAGATGGGAGGTAGAAATAATACACCATCAGAAGATAAAATATTGAGTGTTGGGAATTCTTATCGTGTTCaaaccctgcccccccccctttttattttcactcttATGTAACATAGAACTGTTTTCTAAAGGAATGAAAGTTTCTTGTACGGTCTTCTTTGtcgtttttttttccattagtttatttttttcctctctttctgaTTGGGAGGAATGAAGTCATACCTGaaggtggggggcggggggggcaggCTGGTTTTGTATTTCTCACCCTTAACTCCCCCACTCCCTCACCTAATTTTGGTGTCAAATTCCCACCTGCACAGAATAACCCTAATCCttaccccctccctccctctccaaaaaaaaaaaggtttttctaaattgctgttaaatgtttttttttttttccccttttcctcttttatttcattttatgtttgaaaACCAATTGTCTAAATTGGTAGAGTTGtgaagtttattttttaccaaatctagatatattatatataaagaCATATAAGCGAGCGATCCGGCTTGGTCTGTGAGGAAAGCGTGTTTGTTATGTGACGTGCATGTCGGCGCACACGGAGGCCGCGAGGCGTTCACTGGGCTCGGTTTTCTGTCGAGCTCAGGGTTTTTTCATTGTACACTTGTACAGTAGCTGTTCCTATTAATTATGATGTACCATAAAGGGCCAACGTTTTTCTGCAGGAGATGTGGAGAATTATTTACAAGACCAGTACACACCCAGTCTGCCTTccattgttttatttcagccccccacccacctcctCCCCACCCTTGTTCCACCACCTGTCCCGCATTACAAGGAAACCCGCAAACAGTGAATACTGATGGACATAATTGTACTATGGAttatttttgggtttttttgttttttttcttggtcagtgattttttttttgtttctttttgtactGTGcgttttaaaacaatttaaatggaTGAACTTGTCttgtacatataaaaaaaacacaagtagTGTAGTCCCTGTTTGTTCAATGgctttctccttttttccttctCAAATCCTTGCAGACTTGttagctttttgtttcatatattttttattttgtaaaaatatataaatattaagtaaataaacaagaaaaggacattttcatcattttggaTGTGAATGTTCTTTAAAACTTATTTGTTTCTCATGTGGCTTTTAAATTTGGCATTCTAGGGTTGAAGGAACAATATggagctgacctttgacctacgTTTGAGGGGCATCATAAACAAAATGACGTAATCACGCAAATGAAAGTAGAACATCCTGTTAGAACGGAGCAGCATCCTAGGGTACTTGGGCGAAGTGGTGACTTCCTCACGTAGCAGAAATGACGCACTTCCGgtcaaaacatttattaatgtacaaaaaacaagatgaatcatttttattgtaCACAAAAATCGTATTTTTTTAgtgcacataaaaacaaacgCTTTGAATCTTTTCAAGTCTTGAAAACGgataaatcatttttataaCCGGAAGTGTCGAAAATATCGCTGCGCTTTTCTTCCTGCAATTACGGTAAAGTAGCTTTACGTCCTCTAGCGACATTAGAACGCTTTACGGCATAGCTGATATGTGACGTTCTGTCAACAAGGATCCGATGTTGGTGCATTTCTCCCAAAACTTTGCGTTAAATGAGTATTTTTGACTTATTTCGCGGGTTCTTCGGGGCGCCTGGAGGCCATTACCGCAGCCGGAGGTGAGTCAAGACTGAAGCACGCAGCGGCTAAGCTAATGGAAGTTAGCTAACTGGAGTGTATTGTTAAAAAGTTCATGTCGAATCttataaatgtgaatataactaaaaataaagctCGGATTTTAACGTACAATTATATCCAAAGCGTTTTGTGAGTTATGTTCTCTGTCAGTGAAGAAAGGATCAATAATATTTAAAGGTTTACTGCAGCAGCTGATGTAATGTTGACATGACGTCATGACCACGTGCTGTCACGGACCAGGGACCCCTTCTTCGACACCATGACTCGTGATGaagacgacgacgatgatgatgaagatggtttCCACTTGGATGGCTTCCGTGAGGACCAGCAGAACCCCTTTGACGATGCTTGGAGGTTCGGTTTTAGCGTTGGCCCTGATGGGATGAGGATCCAGGAACCTCCTGTGTTTGCCCACATCCTCAAGGACATGGAGGAGATCTTCTCCAGGATGGACCGCTGGGAAGGTGGGCCTGAGTCGGGGGTGGAACCCCCGCTGTGATCCAGATCTTTGACAGACCTGGACATCTTTCCCTTATTGTTGACCTCCGTTTCTTCTAGATGTCCCCACGCTGCCACCACCTCAGGACGGAGCCGAGAGGGTTGGAGGGGGTTCCAGCGGTAACCCACTGAGGGATTTCATGTTGAAATCAGATGACGAACCACGACGACCTCCAGTGGGACCGTCTGGGGGGCCCAGAGATGACGGCCACCCCCTGTATGAGTCACCCGAGTTCCCAAATTCACCTTTCCACAGTTGGACGCCGTTTTCAAAGGTAAATAAAAGGTTTTTGTCaatttccatgacaacaaaaAGACCGAGAAAGTTGGGTTATAAAACCAACTATAACAATACTTATTTTTTCAAATAGTTCAGTGATATTTGGAGAAGCGGGCCACAGAAATCTCAACAGGATGAACGCAAAGAAGACAAGGGTAGGGATATTTATGAATCCTCCGGTAGTGGAAATGAATcatataattttgatttttgtctgaTTGGATTTTCTTGGTGACGCGTCTCCCAGATCTGGACTCTGCCGTGTCGTCTGGAGGCCTGGATCAGATTCTGAGACCACCTGCTCGCGAGACGCCAAAACAACCCAGCTTCCGATCATTCTCCCAGTCAATCACCATCAGGAAGGTGGTGCAACCGGATGGGGTGAGAAGAATGATTGATCCGAGTTTTATGAGGAGTATTAAATCATCAGATTTGGGGTTGAAGTGGAACTTCGGTACCGAACTATTAATGTCTtcaactcttcctcctccagacggtGAAGGAGTGGCGAACAGTTCGAGACAGCCAAGGCAAAGAAGAGACCACAGTGACTGAGTCTGGAGGGATCCGACCACCAAACGGCTTCAGAAACTGATGGTAAACGttgttgtgattatttttaaCGTGTTTTAACTCATGCTGAGGTTCGATCTTATAAAGCGTTTGTGTTTCCATTTCAGGCGGTCAACACTCCTGTTGGGATTTTGCTGGACGGTGAATCATTTTCCAAGTTATTCGGAGGGTTTAAGTCACTTTAAAAGTGAAGTTTATTCTCTAGATGTTTTctcaaatatgaataaatggGATACATATTGATTATTTATGGACAATCAAATTGTTTGGAACGACACGGGTGTTCCCACCGGCTGTACCGTGAGGCATCAAACAGACCATaatcacaatttatttttgagttGTGAGTGGATGTCAGTGTGTGACGTCAAATAAagagttttaattta of the Antennarius striatus isolate MH-2024 chromosome 14, ASM4005453v1, whole genome shotgun sequence genome contains:
- the hax1 gene encoding HCLS1-associated protein X-1 isoform X1; its protein translation is MSIFDLFRGFFGAPGGHYRSRRDPFFDTMTRDEDDDDDDEDGFHLDGFREDQQNPFDDAWRFGFSVGPDGMRIQEPPVFAHILKDMEEIFSRMDRWEDVPTLPPPQDGAERVGGGSSGNPLRDFMLKSDDEPRRPPVGPSGGPRDDGHPLYESPEFPNSPFHSWTPFSKFSDIWRSGPQKSQQDERKEDKDLDSAVSSGGLDQILRPPARETPKQPSFRSFSQSITIRKVVQPDGTVKEWRTVRDSQGKEETTVTESGGIRPPNGFRN
- the hax1 gene encoding HCLS1-associated protein X-1 isoform X2, translating into MTRDEDDDDDDEDGFHLDGFREDQQNPFDDAWRFGFSVGPDGMRIQEPPVFAHILKDMEEIFSRMDRWEDVPTLPPPQDGAERVGGGSSGNPLRDFMLKSDDEPRRPPVGPSGGPRDDGHPLYESPEFPNSPFHSWTPFSKFSDIWRSGPQKSQQDERKEDKDLDSAVSSGGLDQILRPPARETPKQPSFRSFSQSITIRKVVQPDGTVKEWRTVRDSQGKEETTVTESGGIRPPNGFRN